One stretch of Cryptosporangium aurantiacum DNA includes these proteins:
- a CDS encoding M20/M25/M40 family metallo-hydrolase yields the protein MLGRGSGRTAGERLYASPALTVIGLDATPLTAAMNVVPPVARARISVRLAPTQDPVAAQDALVTHLEQQRPFGVPVAVTRRAVSGGVRTAADGPAARAAREALATAWGREPILQADGGSVPFAGALQRVPHPPEVLLFGVQDALSGLHGPDERVLLDELARGVAAEAELLGLLA from the coding sequence GTGCTCGGCAGAGGCTCCGGACGCACGGCCGGAGAACGCCTCTACGCCTCCCCGGCGCTCACCGTCATCGGTCTGGACGCCACGCCGCTCACCGCCGCGATGAACGTCGTCCCGCCGGTCGCGCGAGCGCGGATCAGCGTCCGGCTGGCCCCGACGCAGGACCCGGTCGCCGCACAGGATGCGCTCGTCACCCACCTGGAGCAGCAGCGGCCGTTCGGCGTGCCGGTCGCGGTCACCCGCCGCGCGGTGAGCGGCGGGGTCCGCACCGCCGCGGACGGACCGGCCGCGCGCGCAGCGCGCGAGGCACTGGCGACGGCCTGGGGCCGGGAGCCGATCCTGCAGGCCGACGGTGGTTCGGTGCCGTTCGCCGGTGCCCTGCAGCGGGTTCCGCACCCGCCGGAGGTGCTGCTGTTCGGCGTCCAGGACGCGCTGAGCGGCCTACACGGCCCGGACGAGCGGGTGTTGCTCGACGAGCTCGCGCGCGGCGTCGCCGCCGAGGCCGAGCTACTGGGCCTGCTCGCCTAG
- a CDS encoding DNA polymerase domain-containing protein — protein MGSEERAGVSLTNLDQPLFDGADATKRDLVDYVDALHERMIPHLRDRPLSVIRVRPGQQPFMQKNVSKYTPDWVPTVKHWAESSHREIAYALGNDRRTLLWLANQRAIEYHAALVRAGHWDRPTHLIMDIDPPEGGAFELAVRAAHLVRRALADIGMAGAVKTSGSKGVHIFVPVENADPEEVAAATRALAARAERLDPELATTAFIREDRGNKVFLDSTRAGGATVAAVYSPRIRPGTPVSFPVSWDDLDAVSPRDFTLRTASALLGERDPWADALPEPQPLDEGLIAEGRTIPVARVQAMHEGKRRKRAAEKKDLGEQAQ, from the coding sequence ATGGGTAGCGAGGAACGTGCCGGGGTTTCGCTCACCAACCTCGACCAGCCACTGTTCGACGGGGCCGACGCGACCAAGCGTGACCTGGTCGACTACGTCGACGCGCTGCACGAGCGGATGATTCCGCACCTGCGGGACCGGCCGCTCTCGGTGATCCGGGTGCGGCCGGGCCAGCAGCCGTTCATGCAGAAGAACGTCTCGAAGTACACGCCGGACTGGGTGCCGACCGTCAAGCACTGGGCGGAGTCGTCGCACCGTGAGATCGCCTACGCGCTCGGCAACGACCGCCGGACGCTGCTCTGGCTGGCCAACCAGCGGGCGATCGAGTACCACGCGGCGCTGGTGCGCGCCGGGCACTGGGACCGCCCCACGCACCTGATCATGGACATCGACCCGCCAGAAGGTGGCGCGTTCGAGCTGGCGGTCCGCGCGGCGCACCTGGTCCGGCGCGCGCTCGCCGACATCGGGATGGCCGGGGCCGTGAAGACCAGCGGTTCCAAGGGCGTGCACATCTTCGTCCCGGTCGAGAATGCCGACCCCGAGGAGGTGGCGGCCGCGACCAGGGCGCTCGCCGCTCGGGCCGAGCGGCTCGACCCGGAGCTGGCCACGACCGCGTTCATCCGGGAGGACCGCGGCAACAAGGTGTTCCTCGACTCCACCCGGGCCGGTGGCGCGACCGTCGCCGCCGTGTACAGCCCGCGGATCCGGCCGGGCACGCCGGTGTCGTTCCCGGTGTCCTGGGACGACTTGGATGCGGTGTCGCCGCGCGACTTCACGCTGCGCACAGCGTCCGCGTTGTTGGGGGAGCGGGATCCGTGGGCAGACGCCCTACCCGAACCGCAGCCCCTCGACGAGGGGCTGATCGCCGAGGGACGCACGATCCCGGTCGCCAGGGTGCAGGCGATGCACGAGGGCAAGCGCCGCAAGCGCGCGGCCGAGAAGAAGGACCTAGGCGAGCAGGCCCAGTAG